A genomic segment from Pseudoxanthomonas sp. CF385 encodes:
- a CDS encoding DegV family protein, whose translation MRIGIVVDSACDLPLDYLQQHNVVILPITVRIGEAVLADHRDEQATLSFLHAHVAERGHEAETTPFTVNQIRDLFLGQLVIDYDHVFCMTITKTRSPIHDNAMQASFAILNDYKPVRQAAGHNSPFALRVIDTQNLFAAQGITAVEAVRMRAAGANVQQIRVRLEELAQNTHGYMIPRDLYYLRNRARTKGDRSVGLLSAALGSALDIKPVLYGHAGNTEPVAKIKGFDNAVEQMFKFTGNRVMAGLMTPTVCLSYGGELSEMRALPGYQRLRDICENNKVEVFESVMSLTGMVNVGKGAVVAAFAAPPAPFKAA comes from the coding sequence ATGCGCATAGGGATTGTCGTGGATTCAGCGTGCGACCTGCCGCTGGACTACCTGCAGCAACACAACGTCGTCATCCTGCCGATCACGGTGCGGATCGGCGAAGCCGTGCTCGCGGACCATCGCGACGAACAGGCGACCCTGAGCTTCCTCCACGCCCACGTCGCCGAGCGCGGCCACGAGGCCGAGACCACGCCGTTCACGGTCAACCAGATCCGGGACCTGTTCCTGGGCCAGTTGGTGATCGACTACGACCACGTGTTCTGCATGACGATCACGAAGACGCGTTCGCCGATCCACGACAACGCGATGCAGGCCAGCTTCGCCATCCTCAACGACTACAAGCCGGTGCGCCAGGCCGCGGGCCACAACTCGCCGTTCGCGTTGCGGGTGATCGACACGCAGAACCTGTTCGCCGCGCAGGGCATCACCGCCGTGGAAGCGGTGCGCATGCGCGCCGCCGGCGCCAACGTGCAGCAGATCCGCGTGCGCCTGGAGGAACTGGCGCAGAACACGCACGGCTACATGATCCCGCGCGACCTCTACTACCTGCGCAACCGCGCCCGCACCAAGGGCGACCGCAGCGTTGGCCTGTTGAGCGCCGCGCTGGGCAGCGCGCTGGACATCAAGCCGGTGCTGTACGGCCATGCCGGCAACACGGAGCCGGTGGCCAAGATCAAGGGCTTCGACAACGCGGTCGAACAGATGTTCAAGTTCACCGGCAACCGGGTGATGGCCGGCCTGATGACGCCCACCGTCTGCCTGAGCTACGGCGGCGAGCTGTCGGAAATGCGGGCCCTGCCCGGCTACCAGCGCCTGCGGGACATCTGCGAGAACAACAAGGTCGAAGTGTTCGAAAGCGTCATGAGCCTCACCGGCATGGTCAACGTGGGCAAGGGCGCCGTCGTGGCCGCCTTCGCCGCGCCGCCCGCGCCGTTCAAGGCGGCATAA
- a CDS encoding diguanylate cyclase, with product MKQGWWSLLLLLALLPVSAAFGENIARIDRIQPLALEQQAGQRAGLFSERRFEGDDDGVRVIGNGQWRVQPRPGVAEPLLVVYHPYTARVTVLDTPDGAPRTQDVFRHDLDPQYTRRALVFPLAGDGPVYVRVEGARYPLHVAVESRPHYAAADLRHLRLVMPAIGAVLGVSLAVLLFWAMLRERVYLLYAGAMLFQLLYALCSYGEAYAWPGLDALAGFGAQGIWASGTLATILLVYLWQDYASLRRVAPRLSLLMKCVGVYGCGATLILLVLPWPANKAWFPDVANALFLLTNAIALVTLVVAWVRGQKHAAYVLIAWVPLLVFTMWRALRFSGGERAEPWLEYGLPWVLAFTAVVLALGLADRMLTFRRERDSAKQHAERDGLTGVLNRGGIEHRLDWALIERERERIPASLLFIDLDHFKQVNDRHGHALGDACLRAVTRVVSEQFQYGDQLGRLGGEEFVLVLSGVELPAALRIAEQVAARIRRDCARVDGVSVALTASIGAAQARDGDSVASLIARADQAMYVAKRAGGDRVVAEDASCHEAEKTKAPEGASVD from the coding sequence ATGAAACAGGGGTGGTGGTCGCTACTACTGCTTCTGGCCCTGCTGCCCGTCTCCGCCGCGTTTGGGGAAAACATCGCGCGGATCGACAGGATCCAGCCTCTGGCGCTGGAGCAGCAGGCCGGACAGCGTGCCGGGCTCTTCTCGGAACGTCGCTTCGAAGGCGACGACGACGGCGTGCGCGTGATCGGCAATGGTCAATGGCGCGTGCAGCCGCGCCCGGGCGTGGCCGAGCCGCTGCTGGTGGTCTACCACCCGTACACCGCGCGCGTGACCGTGCTCGACACGCCCGACGGCGCGCCGCGCACGCAGGACGTGTTCCGCCACGATCTGGATCCCCAATACACCCGTCGCGCGCTGGTGTTCCCGCTCGCCGGCGATGGCCCGGTCTACGTGCGCGTCGAAGGCGCCCGCTACCCGCTGCACGTGGCGGTCGAATCGCGCCCGCACTACGCCGCCGCGGACCTGCGCCATCTGCGGCTGGTGATGCCGGCGATCGGCGCGGTGCTCGGCGTCTCGCTGGCGGTGCTGCTGTTCTGGGCGATGCTGCGCGAGCGCGTATACCTGCTGTACGCCGGCGCGATGCTGTTCCAGCTGCTCTACGCGCTCTGTTCGTATGGGGAAGCCTATGCGTGGCCGGGCCTGGATGCGCTGGCCGGCTTCGGTGCCCAGGGCATCTGGGCGTCCGGCACGCTCGCAACCATCCTGCTGGTCTACCTGTGGCAGGACTACGCCAGCCTGCGCCGGGTGGCGCCGCGGCTGAGCCTGCTGATGAAGTGCGTGGGCGTGTACGGCTGCGGGGCCACGCTGATCCTCCTCGTGCTGCCATGGCCCGCTAACAAGGCGTGGTTTCCGGACGTGGCCAACGCGTTGTTCCTGCTGACCAATGCCATCGCGCTGGTCACCCTGGTGGTGGCGTGGGTACGCGGCCAGAAGCATGCGGCCTATGTGCTGATCGCTTGGGTGCCGTTGCTGGTGTTCACGATGTGGCGGGCACTGCGCTTCAGTGGCGGCGAACGCGCCGAACCCTGGCTGGAATACGGATTGCCTTGGGTGCTCGCATTCACCGCCGTGGTGCTGGCGCTGGGCCTGGCCGACCGCATGCTGACGTTCCGGCGCGAGCGCGACAGCGCGAAGCAGCACGCCGAACGCGACGGCCTGACCGGCGTGCTCAACCGGGGCGGCATCGAACACCGCCTCGACTGGGCCCTGATCGAGCGCGAGCGCGAACGGATTCCCGCCTCGCTGCTGTTCATCGATCTCGACCACTTCAAGCAGGTCAACGACCGCCACGGCCACGCGCTGGGCGATGCCTGCCTGCGCGCGGTGACGCGCGTCGTGAGCGAACAGTTCCAGTACGGCGACCAGCTCGGCCGCCTGGGAGGCGAGGAGTTCGTGCTGGTGCTGTCCGGCGTCGAACTGCCGGCGGCCCTGCGCATCGCCGAACAGGTGGCCGCGCGCATCCGTCGCGACTGCGCGCGCGTGGATGGGGTCTCCGTCGCGCTCACCGCCAGTATCGGTGCGGCCCAGGCGCGCGATGGGGACTCGGTGGCGTCGCTGATCGCGCGTGCGGACCAGGCCATGTACGTGGCCAAGCGCGCCGGCGGCGACCGGGTGGTGGCGGAAGACGCCTCCTGCCACGAGGCCGAAAAGACGAAGGCGCCCGAAGGCGCCTCCGTCGACTGA
- a CDS encoding amidohydrolase family protein has translation MSRRSILRTGALALALAAALPAVAQDVLIRNATVHTAGAQGTLKGADVLVRNGVVQAVGNGLVAPAAATVVEADGRPLTPAFFGGITEIGIEEVSGESSTVDAAVTLQDQPMRPEFDVTLAYNPASIVIPVARVEGIGFTLLAASTGGSFIAGQGGVVRLDGSADPVGPRALFVRLGSGTAELAGKSRAAHWMLLDQMVAEARGRVPVDSPHALLTPAGRATLARYLAGNGRIVVAVNRAADIRQLLRWAQRENVRIAIAGGAEAWKLAPQLAQAKVPVFVDALADLPSDFDQIGATLENAARLDAAGVSVSFSQAGDASHNARKVRQLAGNAVANGLPWEDGLAGLTRVPAETFGVGDRVGTIAPGKLADLVLWSGDPLDVANTAQQVWLGGRAIPMRSRQTELRDRYLQQAGPLPRAYSK, from the coding sequence ATGAGCCGCCGTTCGATCCTCCGCACCGGCGCGCTCGCGCTGGCGCTCGCTGCCGCCCTGCCCGCGGTCGCGCAGGACGTACTGATCCGCAACGCCACCGTGCATACCGCCGGGGCGCAGGGCACGTTGAAGGGCGCCGACGTGCTGGTGCGCAACGGCGTGGTGCAGGCCGTCGGCAACGGCCTCGTCGCGCCGGCCGCCGCGACAGTCGTGGAAGCCGACGGCCGTCCGCTGACGCCCGCCTTCTTCGGCGGCATCACCGAGATCGGCATCGAGGAAGTCTCCGGCGAATCCTCCACGGTCGACGCGGCGGTCACGCTGCAGGACCAGCCGATGCGGCCGGAGTTCGACGTGACGCTGGCCTACAACCCGGCTTCGATCGTAATTCCGGTGGCGCGCGTGGAAGGCATCGGCTTCACCTTGCTGGCCGCGTCGACGGGCGGTTCCTTCATCGCCGGCCAGGGCGGCGTGGTGCGGCTGGATGGCAGCGCCGATCCGGTCGGCCCGCGCGCGCTGTTCGTCCGGCTCGGCAGTGGCACCGCCGAACTGGCGGGCAAGTCGCGCGCCGCGCACTGGATGCTGCTCGACCAGATGGTGGCCGAAGCCCGCGGCCGCGTGCCCGTCGACTCGCCGCATGCGCTGCTGACGCCGGCGGGTCGCGCCACGCTGGCGCGGTACCTGGCGGGCAACGGCCGCATCGTGGTGGCGGTGAACCGCGCGGCCGACATCCGCCAGCTGTTGCGCTGGGCGCAGCGCGAGAACGTGCGCATCGCCATCGCCGGCGGCGCCGAAGCCTGGAAGCTGGCCCCGCAGCTGGCGCAGGCGAAGGTGCCGGTGTTCGTCGACGCACTGGCCGACCTGCCGTCGGATTTCGACCAGATCGGCGCGACGCTGGAGAACGCGGCGCGGCTGGATGCGGCCGGTGTGAGCGTCAGCTTCTCGCAGGCCGGCGATGCCTCGCACAACGCACGCAAGGTCCGCCAGCTGGCGGGCAACGCCGTGGCGAACGGCCTGCCGTGGGAAGACGGCCTGGCCGGCCTGACCCGCGTGCCGGCGGAGACGTTCGGCGTGGGCGACCGCGTGGGCACCATCGCGCCGGGCAAGCTCGCCGACCTGGTGCTGTGGAGCGGCGATCCGCTCGACGTCGCGAACACCGCGCAGCAGGTGTGGCTGGGCGGCCGCGCGATCCCGATGCGCTCGCGCCAGACCGAACTGCGGGACCGCTATCTGCAGCAGGCAGGCCCGCTGCCGCGCGCGTACTCGAAGTAG
- a CDS encoding amidohydrolase, with translation MRTTLLAGLILASLGGSALAATPASRFTQDPYPSTYRAVPSGPVLLANATVLTGTGERLDGADVLLADGKVVAVGRGLSAPEGATRVDATGKWVTPGLIDVHSHLGVYPSPGVKAHSDGNEMTAPVTANVWAEHSIWAQDPGFHTALAGGVTSLQVLPGSANLVGGRGVTLKNVASTSYQGMKFPGAPWGLKMACGENPKRVYGGKSGPATRMGNVAGYRAAFIDAAEYLKKNAPKAQQPKKKRWWERASGGEGTDSGGDAGGKRDLKLDTLAGAINGEILVHIHCYRADEMATMLDLAKEFGFKIAAFHHGVEAYKLADRLAQENVCGALWADWWGFKMEAFDGIQENIAIVDRPANSCAIVHSDSDEGIQRLNQEAAKVMANAHRAGMGDIAPERAIRWVTGNAAKALGIADKTGTLEAGKMADVVVWNQNPFSVYAKAEQVYIDGARLYDRNDRSRQPVSDFMLGQEVTP, from the coding sequence ATGCGAACGACCTTGCTGGCCGGGCTGATCCTGGCCTCGCTGGGCGGCAGCGCGCTTGCCGCCACGCCCGCCTCCCGCTTCACCCAGGACCCGTACCCGAGCACCTACCGTGCGGTCCCGTCCGGCCCCGTGCTGCTGGCCAACGCGACGGTGCTGACCGGCACCGGCGAACGCCTCGACGGTGCCGACGTACTGCTGGCCGACGGCAAGGTCGTGGCGGTGGGCCGCGGCCTGTCCGCACCCGAAGGCGCCACCCGCGTCGACGCGACCGGCAAGTGGGTCACGCCCGGCCTGATCGACGTGCATTCGCACCTGGGCGTGTATCCCAGCCCGGGCGTGAAGGCGCACAGCGACGGCAACGAGATGACCGCGCCGGTGACGGCGAACGTCTGGGCCGAGCATTCGATCTGGGCGCAGGACCCCGGCTTCCACACCGCGCTGGCCGGCGGCGTGACCTCGCTGCAGGTGCTGCCGGGCTCGGCGAACCTGGTCGGCGGTCGCGGGGTGACGCTGAAGAACGTCGCGTCCACCAGCTACCAGGGCATGAAGTTCCCGGGCGCACCGTGGGGCCTGAAGATGGCCTGCGGCGAGAATCCCAAACGCGTGTACGGCGGCAAGAGCGGCCCGGCCACGCGCATGGGCAACGTGGCGGGCTATCGCGCGGCCTTCATCGACGCCGCCGAATACCTGAAGAAGAACGCGCCCAAGGCGCAGCAGCCCAAGAAGAAGCGCTGGTGGGAGCGCGCCAGCGGTGGCGAAGGTACGGACAGTGGTGGCGATGCCGGCGGCAAGCGCGACCTGAAGCTGGACACGCTGGCCGGCGCGATCAACGGCGAGATCCTGGTGCACATCCATTGCTACCGCGCCGACGAGATGGCGACGATGCTCGACCTGGCCAAGGAGTTCGGCTTCAAGATCGCCGCGTTCCACCACGGCGTGGAAGCCTACAAGCTGGCCGACCGGCTGGCCCAGGAGAACGTCTGCGGCGCGCTGTGGGCCGACTGGTGGGGCTTCAAGATGGAGGCCTTCGACGGCATCCAGGAGAACATCGCGATCGTCGATCGTCCGGCCAACAGCTGCGCGATCGTGCATTCGGATTCGGACGAGGGCATCCAGCGCCTCAACCAGGAAGCGGCGAAGGTGATGGCGAACGCGCATCGCGCCGGCATGGGCGACATCGCGCCCGAGCGCGCGATCCGCTGGGTGACCGGCAATGCCGCCAAGGCGCTGGGCATCGCCGATAAGACCGGCACGCTGGAGGCCGGCAAGATGGCCGACGTGGTGGTGTGGAACCAGAACCCCTTCAGCGTGTACGCCAAGGCCGAACAGGTCTACATCGACGGCGCCCGCCTCTACGACCGCAACGACCGCAGCAGGCAACCCGTCTCCGACTTCATGCTCGGCCAGGAGGTGACGCCATGA
- a CDS encoding AMP nucleosidase, which yields MKDKNEIVDNWLPRYTGVPLDQFGEHILLTNFGGYLNVFSQLTGAPIVGLDRPMASATADGITMINFGMGSPNAATMMDLLSAIMPKAVLFLGKCGGLKRKNELGDLVLPIAAIRGEGTSNDYLLPEVPALPAFALQRAVSTMIRDLGHDYWTGTVYTTNRRVWEHDLAFKERLRAMRCMAIDMETATVFAAGFANRIPCGALLLVSDQPMIPEGVKTEASDAKVSSSFVENHITVGIEALKLIRRNGKSVRHLRFDE from the coding sequence ATGAAGGACAAGAACGAAATCGTCGACAACTGGCTGCCGCGCTACACCGGCGTGCCCCTGGACCAGTTCGGCGAACACATCCTGCTGACTAATTTCGGCGGCTACCTCAACGTGTTCTCGCAGCTCACCGGCGCACCCATCGTCGGCCTGGACCGGCCGATGGCCAGCGCGACCGCCGACGGCATCACCATGATCAACTTCGGCATGGGCAGCCCCAACGCCGCAACGATGATGGACCTGCTGTCGGCCATCATGCCCAAGGCGGTGCTGTTCCTCGGCAAGTGCGGCGGCCTGAAGCGCAAGAACGAGCTGGGCGACCTGGTGCTGCCGATCGCCGCCATCCGCGGCGAAGGCACCAGCAACGACTACCTGTTGCCGGAAGTGCCGGCGCTGCCCGCCTTCGCCCTGCAGCGCGCGGTCTCCACGATGATCCGCGACCTCGGCCACGACTACTGGACCGGCACGGTCTACACCACCAACCGCCGCGTCTGGGAACACGACCTGGCGTTCAAGGAGCGCCTGCGCGCGATGCGCTGCATGGCCATCGACATGGAGACCGCCACCGTCTTCGCCGCCGGCTTTGCCAACCGCATCCCCTGCGGCGCGCTGCTGCTGGTCAGCGACCAGCCGATGATCCCCGAAGGCGTGAAGACCGAAGCCAGCGACGCCAAGGTCAGCTCCTCGTTCGTCGAGAACCACATCACCGTCGGCATCGAAGCGCTGAAGCTGATCCGTCGCAACGGGAAGTCGGTGCGGCATCTAAGGTTTGATGAGTAA
- a CDS encoding VOC family protein, with product MNLDTIEMKAFVPAKDLAESIAFYEALGFEVTMESDDLAYLRHGSTAFLLSQFYLREHAENFVMHLLVANADDWHRNVEASGVVARFSVRLSPPDDRPWGIRDFTLIDPTGVLWRIGHVLPG from the coding sequence ATGAACCTCGACACGATCGAAATGAAAGCCTTCGTTCCCGCTAAGGATCTCGCGGAATCGATCGCGTTCTACGAAGCACTCGGCTTCGAAGTGACGATGGAGTCCGACGACTTGGCCTATCTTCGTCATGGCAGCACGGCCTTCCTGCTGTCGCAGTTCTATCTTCGGGAGCATGCGGAGAACTTCGTCATGCACCTGCTGGTCGCGAATGCGGACGATTGGCACAGGAACGTAGAAGCGTCAGGTGTTGTTGCCAGATTTTCCGTGCGCCTCAGTCCGCCCGATGATCGGCCGTGGGGGATCCGGGATTTCACCCTCATTGATCCGACCGGTGTGTTGTGGCGCATTGGGCATGTCCTTCCGGGTTGA
- a CDS encoding DUF924 family protein, giving the protein MNESNDVITFWRNAGYEKWFASDDAFDAEFDQRFRGLHFRAARRELEGWMGDAEGALALVLLLDQFPRNCFRQSAHSYATDGLARHYAERAIEAGFDGQVDPALKIFFYMPYEHSEALDDQQRSLDLFRATGNDEYVKYAQLHYDLIARFGRFPHRNEAVGRTSTQEERDYLAGGGFKG; this is encoded by the coding sequence ATGAACGAATCCAACGACGTCATCACCTTCTGGCGCAATGCGGGCTACGAGAAGTGGTTCGCCAGCGACGATGCCTTCGATGCCGAGTTCGACCAGCGGTTCCGGGGGCTGCACTTCCGTGCGGCGCGACGGGAGCTGGAGGGCTGGATGGGCGATGCCGAGGGTGCGCTGGCGCTGGTGCTGCTGCTGGACCAGTTCCCGCGCAACTGTTTCCGGCAGAGCGCGCATTCTTATGCCACGGACGGACTGGCGAGGCATTACGCAGAACGCGCCATCGAAGCGGGCTTCGACGGGCAGGTCGATCCGGCGTTGAAGATCTTCTTCTACATGCCGTACGAACATTCCGAAGCGCTGGACGACCAGCAGCGCTCGCTCGACCTGTTCCGTGCGACCGGCAACGACGAGTACGTCAAGTACGCGCAGCTGCACTACGACCTGATCGCGCGCTTTGGCCGCTTCCCGCATCGCAATGAGGCTGTGGGCCGGACGTCCACACAGGAGGAGCGCGATTACCTTGCCGGTGGCGGCTTCAAGGGGTGA
- the grxD gene encoding Grx4 family monothiol glutaredoxin, which produces MSLDPALRSRIESLLQSNRVVLFMKGQPTMPQCGFSAKAVGALSALGVDYAHVNVLADQEIREGIKAYGDWPTIPQLYIDGELVGGSDIIEQMTNSGELASLLGLAAPDRTPPAITITPAAAEMLQNAVADAGPGAALALAINAQFQPNFQLAQFDANAIAAESNGVRVQFDLASARRADGITIDWVDDIRGKGLAIDNPNAPKPVQALSPMDADAKVRASEVLLVDVRPADERAIASVKLPFKTFDGNGRAELEALPKDTALAFLCRSGGRSQQAAEEFRALGFSNVYNITGGINAWADDVDGTISKY; this is translated from the coding sequence ATGTCCCTCGACCCCGCCCTGCGCTCGCGCATCGAATCCCTCCTGCAGTCCAACCGCGTCGTGCTCTTCATGAAGGGCCAGCCGACCATGCCGCAATGCGGTTTCTCGGCCAAGGCCGTGGGCGCGCTGTCGGCGCTCGGCGTGGACTATGCGCACGTCAACGTGCTGGCCGACCAGGAGATCCGCGAGGGCATCAAGGCCTATGGCGACTGGCCGACCATCCCGCAGCTGTACATCGACGGCGAACTCGTCGGCGGCAGCGACATCATCGAGCAGATGACCAACTCCGGCGAACTCGCCTCGCTGCTCGGCCTGGCCGCGCCGGACCGCACGCCGCCGGCGATCACGATCACCCCCGCCGCCGCCGAGATGCTGCAGAACGCCGTGGCCGACGCCGGCCCGGGCGCCGCGCTGGCGCTGGCGATCAATGCGCAGTTCCAGCCCAACTTCCAGCTGGCGCAGTTCGATGCCAACGCGATCGCCGCCGAATCCAACGGCGTGCGCGTGCAGTTCGACCTGGCCAGCGCGCGCCGCGCCGACGGCATCACCATCGACTGGGTGGACGACATCCGCGGCAAGGGCCTGGCCATCGACAACCCCAATGCACCCAAGCCGGTGCAGGCGCTGTCGCCGATGGATGCCGATGCGAAGGTACGCGCCAGCGAAGTGCTGCTGGTGGACGTGCGCCCCGCCGACGAGCGCGCCATCGCGTCGGTGAAGCTGCCGTTCAAGACCTTCGACGGCAACGGCCGCGCCGAGCTCGAAGCGCTGCCGAAGGACACCGCGCTGGCCTTCCTGTGCCGCAGCGGTGGGCGCAGCCAGCAGGCGGCGGAAGAGTTCCGCGCGCTCGGCTTCTCCAACGTCTACAACATCACCGGCGGCATCAACGCCTGGGCCGACGACGTGGATGGCACGATCAGCAAGTACTGA
- a CDS encoding polysaccharide deacetylase family protein has product MASWGMSTTGTLHRPPRRPGLILGLLALSQVGVAWLWWRWGWSVGVPAMLTTHLAVVWATLHPRATLLCPALARLPTDERVVWLTIDDGPSDDTAAMLDLLDRHGAKATFFVVGERGQARPALVQAIRDRGHGIGNHSATHPDTRFWRLGPGAMEDQVGRNQSILTAITGETPRWFRSVVGMTNPFVGLSLKRHGLARVAWSARGFDGVDCEPDKVLARITGDIHPGAIVLLHEGAAHGHNLTILAQLLAWLDAQGYRTVVPEPEGLRVPAVATA; this is encoded by the coding sequence GTGGCATCATGGGGCATGAGCACGACAGGAACACTGCATCGTCCGCCGCGCCGTCCCGGACTGATATTGGGCCTGCTGGCGCTGTCGCAAGTGGGCGTGGCCTGGCTGTGGTGGCGCTGGGGCTGGTCCGTGGGCGTACCGGCCATGCTGACCACGCACCTCGCGGTGGTCTGGGCCACGCTGCATCCGCGCGCCACCCTGCTCTGCCCGGCGCTGGCACGGCTGCCCACGGACGAACGCGTGGTCTGGCTGACCATCGACGACGGCCCGTCGGACGATACCGCCGCGATGCTGGACCTGCTGGACCGGCATGGGGCCAAGGCCACGTTCTTCGTCGTCGGCGAGCGCGGGCAGGCGCGGCCGGCGCTGGTGCAGGCCATCCGGGACCGCGGCCATGGCATCGGCAATCACAGCGCCACGCATCCGGATACGCGCTTCTGGCGACTGGGGCCCGGCGCGATGGAAGACCAGGTCGGCCGCAACCAGTCCATCCTCACCGCGATCACCGGCGAGACGCCGCGCTGGTTCCGCAGCGTGGTGGGCATGACCAACCCGTTCGTCGGGCTGTCGCTGAAGCGGCATGGCCTGGCGCGCGTGGCATGGAGCGCGCGCGGCTTCGACGGCGTCGACTGCGAGCCCGACAAAGTGCTGGCCCGCATCACCGGCGACATCCATCCGGGGGCGATCGTCCTGCTGCACGAAGGCGCGGCGCACGGGCACAACCTCACGATCCTGGCACAGCTGCTGGCATGGCTGGATGCGCAGGGGTATCGCACCGTGGTGCCCGAACCCGAAGGGCTGCGGGTGCCGGCGGTCGCGACGGCTTGA
- a CDS encoding SGNH/GDSL hydrolase family protein, translating to MTTIPAPHTTALTTELRYLALGDSYTIGESVDEAGRWPMQLARLLRMEGVLVGDPRIIATTGWTTDELDAAITAAEPLGQHDFVTLLIGVNNQYRGRDVEEYRTQFAALLWRAIGFAGNRPGRVLVLSIPDWGVTPFGAASGRDVEQISRELDAYNLAARTVCAQRDVAFVDITAVSRTRGTEPAMVADDGLHPSAAMYTEWTRLAFPVAHRLLA from the coding sequence ATGACGACGATCCCGGCCCCGCACACCACCGCCCTCACCACCGAACTGCGTTACCTCGCGCTGGGCGATTCCTACACGATCGGCGAAAGCGTGGATGAGGCAGGCCGCTGGCCGATGCAGCTGGCACGCCTGCTGCGCATGGAAGGTGTGCTGGTCGGCGATCCGCGCATCATCGCCACCACCGGCTGGACCACCGACGAACTGGATGCCGCGATCACCGCCGCTGAACCCCTCGGCCAGCATGATTTCGTCACCCTGTTGATCGGCGTCAACAACCAGTACCGCGGCCGCGATGTGGAGGAATACCGCACGCAGTTCGCCGCGCTGCTGTGGCGCGCTATAGGCTTCGCCGGCAATCGGCCTGGGCGCGTGCTGGTGCTGTCGATTCCCGACTGGGGCGTCACGCCGTTCGGTGCCGCGTCGGGCCGCGATGTCGAACAGATCTCACGCGAGCTGGATGCCTACAACCTCGCCGCCCGCACCGTCTGCGCGCAACGCGATGTCGCCTTCGTGGACATCACCGCGGTCAGCCGCACGCGCGGCACCGAACCGGCGATGGTCGCCGACGATGGCCTGCATCCGTCTGCCGCGATGTATACCGAGTGGACACGGCTCGCGTTCCCGGTGGCGCATCGATTGCTGGCTTAA
- a CDS encoding pyridoxal phosphate-dependent aminotransferase, giving the protein MSTPPVKPLATRERLSEVRYEIRGELARRARELEAQGQKLIKLNIGNPGAFGFRAPEHLQRAIADDMGRTDPYTHQQGLPAAREAIAAAYAQRGVPDAHPDRVFVGNGVSELIDLSLRALLNPGDEVLVPSPDYPLWSAATILNDGRPVYYRCDPENDFQPDPNEIEQLISSRTRAIVLINPNNPTGATYSRELLERIVAIAAKHRLLLMVDEIYDQVLYDGATFVPVAPLAGDVPCITFSGLSKVHRACGWRVGWGVVSGHGDVVRDFLHAMDLLSALRLCANVPGQYAIDAAVNGPDTISALCAPGGRLYETRRAVIEACEASPHLELVNPAGALYAFPAVVGDAAKNFDDHAFALELMETEGVLVVPGSSFNVPYRHHFRVTLLPEAATMREVFARIDRALSRRAEAATKVVPIKGKSRPAAA; this is encoded by the coding sequence ATGTCCACCCCGCCCGTCAAACCGCTCGCCACGCGCGAACGCCTGTCCGAAGTCCGCTACGAAATCCGGGGCGAACTGGCACGGCGAGCCCGGGAGCTGGAAGCGCAGGGGCAGAAGCTGATCAAGCTCAACATCGGCAACCCGGGCGCCTTCGGCTTCCGCGCACCCGAGCACCTGCAGCGCGCGATCGCGGACGACATGGGCCGCACCGATCCCTACACGCACCAGCAGGGCCTGCCTGCTGCGCGCGAGGCCATCGCCGCCGCGTACGCCCAGCGGGGCGTGCCGGATGCGCATCCGGACCGCGTGTTCGTCGGCAACGGCGTATCGGAGCTGATCGACCTGTCGCTGCGCGCGCTGCTCAATCCCGGCGACGAAGTGCTGGTGCCCTCGCCCGACTACCCGCTGTGGTCGGCGGCGACCATCCTCAACGACGGCCGCCCGGTGTACTACCGCTGCGATCCGGAGAACGACTTCCAGCCCGATCCGAACGAGATCGAGCAGCTGATCAGCTCGCGCACCCGCGCCATCGTGCTGATCAACCCGAACAACCCCACCGGCGCGACGTACTCGCGCGAGTTGCTGGAGCGCATCGTGGCGATTGCCGCGAAACACCGGCTGCTGCTGATGGTCGACGAGATCTACGATCAGGTGCTGTACGACGGCGCGACCTTCGTGCCGGTCGCACCGCTGGCAGGCGACGTGCCGTGCATCACCTTCAGCGGCCTGAGCAAGGTGCACCGCGCCTGCGGCTGGCGCGTGGGCTGGGGTGTGGTCTCCGGCCACGGCGACGTGGTGCGCGACTTCCTGCATGCGATGGACCTGCTGAGCGCGCTGCGCCTGTGCGCGAACGTGCCCGGCCAGTACGCCATCGACGCAGCGGTCAACGGCCCCGACACCATCAGTGCGCTGTGCGCGCCGGGCGGCCGCCTGTACGAAACCCGCCGCGCGGTGATCGAGGCCTGCGAGGCCAGCCCGCACCTGGAACTGGTGAATCCCGCCGGCGCGCTGTATGCATTCCCGGCCGTGGTCGGCGATGCGGCGAAGAACTTCGACGACCACGCATTCGCGCTGGAACTGATGGAAACCGAAGGCGTGCTGGTCGTGCCGGGCTCGAGCTTCAACGTGCCCTACCGCCACCACTTCCGCGTCACCCTGCTGCCGGAAGCGGCCACGATGCGCGAAGTCTTCGCCCGCATCGACCGCGCCCTGTCGCGCCGGGCCGAGGCCGCCACCAAGGTGGTCCCGATCAAGGGCAAGTCGCGGCCGGCGGCGGCGTAA